One window from the genome of Paenibacillus azoreducens encodes:
- a CDS encoding alpha/beta fold hydrolase — MFFIRSTPTISSSSRSVARLEKIRIGGADQWLLMRGKSTRLPVLLWLHGGPGTAQIGFAPYFQRELEQHFVVVNWDQRGAGLSYRRGLPSGAMNLEQFITDAREVTEYLRDKFKQNKIYIVGHSWGSILGVKLAERFPELYRAYIGVGQVVHMVEGERISYRYTQRKAQEEGNAKALRELNELGEDSFYDHRKMTVQRKWLDVYGGVTYLQPMDKVIVPRMFRSSEYNLLDMLRFLRGARFSLQQMWTEVCGINLEGVTRLQIPVHICMGRHDYNTPFELAEKFFHNLQAPVKTWEWFEQSAHFPNFEEPDRFNKHLIYLLAYNLKT; from the coding sequence ATGTTTTTTATACGATCTACGCCAACAATCAGCAGCAGTTCCCGTTCGGTTGCCCGGCTTGAAAAAATCCGGATCGGGGGAGCGGACCAATGGCTTTTAATGAGAGGGAAGAGCACCAGGCTGCCGGTGCTGCTGTGGCTGCATGGCGGTCCGGGCACCGCGCAGATCGGCTTTGCGCCTTATTTCCAGCGGGAATTGGAGCAGCATTTTGTCGTGGTCAATTGGGACCAGCGCGGAGCGGGATTGTCTTATCGCCGAGGGCTGCCATCCGGCGCTATGAACCTGGAGCAATTTATAACTGATGCACGCGAAGTCACCGAGTATCTGCGGGACAAATTCAAGCAAAACAAAATTTATATTGTCGGCCATTCCTGGGGCAGTATCCTAGGCGTGAAGCTGGCGGAACGTTTTCCCGAGCTTTATCGTGCTTACATCGGCGTGGGACAGGTGGTTCATATGGTGGAGGGTGAACGGATTTCTTACCGGTATACGCAGCGCAAAGCGCAGGAGGAGGGCAATGCCAAGGCGTTAAGAGAGCTTAATGAACTAGGGGAGGACTCGTTTTATGATCACCGGAAAATGACTGTGCAGCGCAAATGGCTGGACGTCTATGGGGGTGTTACGTACCTGCAGCCGATGGACAAAGTGATCGTACCCCGCATGTTTCGCTCATCCGAGTACAACTTGCTGGATATGCTCCGTTTTTTGCGGGGCGCCCGCTTTTCGCTTCAACAGATGTGGACGGAGGTGTGCGGTATCAATCTCGAAGGCGTTACCCGCTTGCAAATTCCGGTACATATCTGTATGGGCAGGCATGACTACAACACGCCGTTTGAATTGGCGGAGAAGTTTTTTCATAACCTGCAGGCACCCGTCAAGACATGGGAATGGTTCGAACAGTCGGCGCATTTCCCCAACTTCGAAGAGCCGGACAGATTCAACAAGCATTTGATTTATTTGCTCGCCTATAACTTAAAAACATGA
- a CDS encoding YraN family protein, which yields MAERISKGKDNRREKGAAAEQAACDYLVAEGYAIKDRNWRRRSGELDIVAELGRLLVIVEVRSRSGSGRYGTAVESVDFRKTRQVRSTALTYLHYTQQEERELRFDVIAIEFDTELNVVSLQHIKGAF from the coding sequence ATGGCTGAACGAATAAGCAAGGGGAAAGACAACCGCCGCGAAAAGGGAGCGGCAGCCGAGCAGGCGGCTTGCGATTATCTCGTTGCCGAAGGATATGCCATCAAAGACCGTAATTGGCGCCGCCGCAGCGGCGAGCTTGATATCGTTGCCGAGCTTGGCCGGCTGCTAGTTATTGTTGAGGTAAGGAGCCGGAGCGGCAGCGGCCGGTACGGAACGGCGGTCGAATCCGTCGATTTTCGCAAAACGAGGCAGGTCCGGAGCACGGCTTTAACCTATCTCCATTACACGCAGCAGGAGGAAAGGGAACTCCGCTTTGATGTTATTGCGATTGAGTTCGATACAGAGCTCAACGTCGTGTCGCTGCAGCATATCAAAGGCGCCTTTTAA
- a CDS encoding EscU/YscU/HrcU family type III secretion system export apparatus switch protein, which produces MSEKEQEPLNVMKKAVALKYAPGEADAPVVTAKGRGKLAEAILDKAKEHGVPVQEDAALVEVLSKLDLDQQIPPELYQLVAEVLSYIYRTDRLAREREREWLNE; this is translated from the coding sequence ATGAGCGAGAAAGAGCAAGAGCCGCTTAATGTCATGAAAAAAGCGGTCGCCCTCAAATATGCGCCCGGCGAAGCCGATGCGCCCGTGGTCACCGCCAAAGGCCGGGGTAAACTCGCCGAGGCCATATTGGATAAAGCCAAAGAGCACGGAGTCCCGGTTCAAGAAGATGCGGCGTTGGTTGAAGTGCTCTCGAAACTCGATTTGGATCAGCAAATTCCGCCGGAGCTATACCAGCTTGTGGCGGAGGTGCTGAGTTATATTTACCGAACGGACCGATTGGCGCGGGAAAGGGAGAGGGAATGGCTGAACGAATAA
- a CDS encoding ribonuclease HII produces MGLNFRGPCKVIGIIFEGYASLCGVILPGSLQSNRNKLRRLYVTLWGYISGAPRKVIGIIFEGYASLRTFASQKRPSVRGARTSFRYSLWGHFRGARRNSMEDLLVHEKECWAKSYQHIAGIDEVGRGCLFGDVVAAAVILPAGLVLEGVNDSKKLSEKKREELYDQILEQAVAVSVGYVDAATIDRINIKQAARLAMKKAVLGLAVEPEYLLVDAEKVDVDLPQLSIIKGDATSQSIAAASIIAKVTRDRLCKGEWEARYPEYGIAIHKGYATKLHREQIMALGPTPMHRRSFLKNLEVVQETLF; encoded by the coding sequence GTGGGGTTGAACTTCCGGGGTCCCTGCAAAGTAATCGGAATAATCTTCGAAGGTTACGCGTCACTTTGTGGGGTTATACTTCCGGGGTCCCTGCAAAGTAATCGGAATAAGCTTCGAAGGCTCTACGTCACTTTGTGGGGTTATATTTCCGGGGCCCCCCGCAAAGTAATCGGAATAATCTTCGAAGGTTACGCGTCACTCCGTACTTTTGCTTCGCAAAAGCGCCCCTCTGTGAGAGGCGCCCGGACTTCTTTCCGATACTCTTTGTGGGGTCATTTTAGGGGAGCAAGGAGGAACAGCATGGAAGACTTATTGGTACATGAAAAAGAATGCTGGGCTAAGTCCTATCAACATATTGCCGGGATCGATGAAGTGGGCCGCGGGTGCCTGTTCGGGGATGTGGTGGCCGCGGCGGTCATCCTTCCCGCAGGTCTGGTGCTGGAAGGCGTAAATGATTCGAAAAAGCTGAGCGAAAAGAAACGCGAGGAGCTGTATGATCAGATCCTGGAACAGGCTGTCGCCGTTTCGGTCGGATACGTGGACGCGGCGACGATCGACCGGATCAACATCAAGCAGGCGGCACGGCTGGCGATGAAAAAGGCGGTGCTCGGCCTTGCGGTTGAACCGGAATATTTGCTGGTTGACGCGGAGAAAGTCGATGTGGATCTGCCGCAATTGTCCATCATTAAAGGAGATGCGACGAGTCAATCCATCGCCGCCGCATCCATTATTGCCAAAGTGACGCGTGACCGTCTTTGCAAAGGGGAATGGGAGGCCAGATACCCCGAATACGGAATTGCGATACATAAGGGTTACGCTACCAAATTGCATCGTGAGCAAATTATGGCTTTGGGCCCAACGCCTATGCACCGGCGGAGCTTTCTGAAGAATCTGGAGGTCGTGCAGGAAACTTTGTTCTAA